The following proteins come from a genomic window of Pseudomonas hygromyciniae:
- a CDS encoding helix-turn-helix domain-containing protein — protein MNIKPIRTPEDLAAALARVDQLWGAQIGSPEGDELEILALLIERYEDEHFPMPPSDPVEAIKFRMDQMGLTARDLEPFIGSSGRVSEVLNHKRKLSLAMIKRLHEGLRIPYERLFEGA, from the coding sequence ATGAACATCAAACCTATTCGTACCCCAGAAGACCTGGCCGCTGCGCTGGCGCGTGTGGATCAGTTATGGGGGGCGCAGATCGGTTCGCCGGAAGGTGATGAGCTGGAAATTCTCGCGCTGCTGATCGAAAGATACGAAGACGAACACTTTCCCATGCCGCCTTCCGATCCGGTGGAGGCTATCAAATTCCGTATGGACCAGATGGGCCTGACGGCGCGCGACCTGGAGCCCTTTATCGGCTCCAGCGGCCGAGTGTCCGAAGTGCTGAACCACAAGCGCAAGCTGAGCCTGGCCATGATCAAGCGCCTGCACGAAGGTTTGCGCATTCCTTATGAGCGGTTGTTTGAAGGGGCTTGA
- the prpB gene encoding methylisocitrate lyase, which yields MSSDKNSTPGQRFRDAVASEHPLQVVGAINANHALLAKRAGFKAIYLSGGGVAAGSLGVPDLGITGLDDVLTDVRRITDVCDLPLLVDVDTGFGSSAFNVARTVKSMIKFGAAAIHIEDQVGAKRCGHRPNKEIVSQQEMVDRIKAAVDARTDDSFVIMARTDALAVEGLESALERAAACIEAGADMVFPEAITELEMYKLFASRVKAPILANITEFGATPLYTTEQLKSADVSIVLYPLSAFRAMNKAAENVYTAIRRDGTQQNVIDTMQTRMELYDRIDYHTFEQKLDALFAAKK from the coding sequence ATGAGTTCCGATAAAAACAGCACCCCAGGCCAGCGTTTCCGTGACGCAGTCGCCAGCGAACACCCCCTGCAAGTCGTTGGCGCGATCAACGCCAACCACGCTCTGCTGGCCAAGCGCGCCGGTTTCAAGGCCATCTACCTGTCCGGTGGCGGTGTGGCCGCGGGCTCCCTGGGCGTGCCGGACCTGGGCATCACCGGCCTGGATGATGTACTGACCGATGTGCGCCGTATCACCGACGTGTGCGACCTGCCGCTGCTGGTGGACGTGGACACCGGGTTCGGTTCCTCGGCATTCAACGTGGCGCGCACCGTCAAGTCGATGATCAAGTTCGGCGCTGCTGCGATCCATATCGAGGACCAGGTAGGCGCCAAGCGCTGCGGCCATCGTCCAAATAAAGAAATCGTTTCGCAGCAGGAAATGGTCGACCGCATCAAGGCTGCCGTGGATGCCCGCACCGATGATAGCTTCGTGATCATGGCGCGCACCGACGCCCTGGCCGTGGAAGGCCTGGAGTCCGCCCTGGAACGCGCCGCCGCGTGCATTGAGGCCGGCGCCGACATGGTGTTCCCGGAAGCCATTACCGAGCTTGAGATGTACAAGCTGTTCGCTTCGCGGGTAAAAGCCCCGATCCTGGCCAACATCACAGAATTCGGCGCAACGCCGCTGTACACCACCGAACAGTTGAAATCTGCCGATGTTTCCATCGTGCTGTACCCGCTCTCGGCATTCCGCGCCATGAACAAGGCCGCCGAAAACGTCTACACCGCGATCCGTCGCGACGGTACCCAACAGAACGTGATCGACACCATGCAGACCCGCATGGAGCTTTACGATCGCATCGACTACCACACCTTCGAGCAAAAGCTTGACGCGCTGTTCGCCGCGAAAAAATAA
- the rloB gene encoding osmotic stress tolerance membrane protein RloB translates to MRSLTMHLKILIAILVVLGISVTAYQIFVLGIPVTEDATDDLWNIDAKVEFVANAKDPVKVQMFVPPLSRDFVSLNESFISNNYGVSVNRIDGNRKVTWSARRAKGNQTLYYRLVLTKRYSGEKVKVKGPTFRDSIAVEGPEKVAAEALLAPIRQHSADVETFISEAIKRTNNLNDDNVKLLLAGDPSTPHKAKIVELLLSIAHVPVEKVHTLRLVADQPQTPELWLRSFNGTDWLYFNPETGEQGLPSDRLLWWTGDENLITVDGGKKAAVTFSLNNSEMNAIRLAKLTDENTDANFLEYSLYGLPLQTQQTFMIMVMIPIGVLVILILRNLIGLQTLGTFTPVLIALAFRETQLGFGIVLFTVITALGLSLRSYLEHLKLQMLPRLSVVLTFVVVLIAAISLFSHKLGLERGLSVALFPMVILTMTIERLSITWEERGGGHAMKVAIGTLFAASLAHLIMSVPELIYFVFTFPAILLILVGFMLAMGRYRGYRLTELVRFKAFLRADS, encoded by the coding sequence ATGCGCTCTCTTACTATGCACCTGAAGATTCTGATCGCCATCCTGGTGGTACTGGGCATTTCGGTCACGGCCTATCAGATCTTCGTCCTCGGCATCCCGGTGACCGAAGACGCCACTGACGACCTGTGGAACATCGACGCCAAGGTCGAGTTCGTCGCCAACGCCAAGGACCCGGTAAAAGTCCAGATGTTCGTGCCGCCCCTGAGCCGCGACTTCGTCAGCCTCAATGAGAGCTTCATCTCCAATAACTACGGGGTGAGCGTCAACCGCATCGACGGCAACCGCAAGGTCACCTGGTCGGCCCGGCGCGCCAAGGGCAACCAGACCCTCTACTACCGCCTGGTGCTGACCAAGCGCTACAGCGGTGAAAAGGTCAAGGTCAAGGGCCCGACCTTCCGCGACAGCATCGCCGTGGAAGGCCCGGAAAAAGTCGCCGCCGAAGCCCTGCTGGCGCCAATCCGCCAGCACTCGGCCGATGTCGAAACGTTTATCAGCGAAGCCATCAAGCGCACCAACAACCTCAACGACGACAACGTCAAGCTGCTGCTGGCGGGCGATCCATCGACGCCGCACAAGGCCAAGATCGTCGAGTTGCTGCTGTCCATCGCCCACGTACCGGTGGAAAAGGTCCACACCCTCCGTCTGGTGGCCGACCAGCCACAAACCCCGGAACTGTGGCTGCGCAGCTTCAATGGCACCGACTGGTTGTACTTCAACCCGGAAACCGGCGAACAGGGCCTGCCCTCCGATCGCCTGCTGTGGTGGACCGGCGATGAAAACCTGATCACCGTCGATGGCGGCAAGAAAGCCGCCGTGACCTTCAGCTTGAACAACAGCGAGATGAACGCAATCCGCCTGGCCAAGCTGACGGACGAGAACACCGACGCCAACTTCCTCGAATACTCGCTGTACGGCCTGCCACTGCAAACCCAGCAGACCTTCATGATCATGGTGATGATCCCGATTGGCGTGCTGGTGATCCTGATCCTGCGCAACCTGATCGGCCTGCAGACCCTGGGCACGTTCACCCCGGTACTGATCGCCCTGGCCTTTCGCGAGACGCAACTGGGCTTTGGCATCGTGTTGTTTACGGTGATCACGGCGCTCGGGCTGTCTCTACGCTCGTACCTGGAGCACTTGAAGCTGCAAATGCTGCCACGCCTGTCGGTGGTGCTGACCTTTGTGGTGGTGCTGATCGCCGCCATCAGCCTGTTCAGCCATAAGCTAGGGCTGGAGCGCGGCCTGTCGGTGGCGCTGTTCCCGATGGTGATCCTGACCATGACCATCGAACGCCTGTCGATTACCTGGGAAGAACGCGGCGGTGGCCATGCGATGAAAGTCGCGATCGGCACCCTGTTCGCCGCGTCCCTGGCACACCTGATCATGAGCGTGCCGGAGTTGATCTACTTCGTGTTCACCTTCCCGGCGATTCTGTTGATCCTCGTGGGCTTCATGCTGGCCATGGGTCGCTATCGTGGCTACCGCCTGACCGAGCTGGTGCGTTTCAAGGCCTTCCTCAGGGCTGATTCGTAA
- a CDS encoding GntR family transcriptional regulator — MLDQLEIPVAGQDDSQTMSENVFRRIQAAIVKGEIAPGSKISEPELARTYGISRGPLREAIHRLEGQRLLVRVPHVGARVVSLSQAELVELYEIRESLEGMACRLAAERMTDEEIEELRQVLHTHERDAAFQAGVGYYQQEGDFDFHYRIIQGARNRTLTQMLCGELYQLVRMYRIQFSATPNRPRQAFAEHHRILDAIADRDGELAELLMRRHIGASKRNIARHFPDGAPSRGES; from the coding sequence ATGCTGGATCAGCTGGAAATTCCGGTAGCAGGGCAGGACGATTCCCAGACCATGTCCGAGAACGTCTTCCGCCGCATCCAGGCCGCCATCGTCAAGGGCGAGATAGCGCCCGGCAGCAAGATCTCGGAGCCGGAGCTGGCGCGCACCTACGGCATCAGCCGTGGCCCGCTGCGCGAGGCGATCCACCGCCTGGAAGGCCAGCGCCTGCTGGTGCGCGTGCCCCATGTCGGCGCGCGGGTGGTGTCCCTGAGCCAGGCCGAGCTGGTGGAACTCTATGAAATCCGCGAGTCCCTCGAAGGCATGGCCTGTCGCCTGGCCGCCGAGCGCATGACCGACGAAGAAATCGAGGAGCTGCGCCAGGTATTGCACACCCACGAGCGCGATGCCGCGTTCCAGGCCGGGGTCGGTTACTACCAGCAGGAAGGCGACTTCGACTTTCATTACCGGATCATCCAGGGCGCGCGCAACCGCACCTTGACCCAAATGTTGTGCGGCGAGTTGTATCAGTTGGTGCGCATGTACCGCATCCAGTTCTCCGCCACCCCCAATCGTCCACGCCAGGCATTTGCCGAGCATCACCGCATTCTTGACGCGATTGCCGATCGCGACGGTGAACTGGCCGAGTTGTTGATGCGCCGCCATATCGGCGCTTCCAAACGCAATATCGCCCGTCACTTCCCCGACGGCGCCCCCTCGAGAGGTGAGTCATGA
- a CDS encoding type II toxin-antitoxin system HigB family toxin — MRIIARAALREFWESSPAYTDSKTPLVEWYRHLEKSTYHTPQDLKRVLRTASTLKGGRVVFNIGGNKYRVVVAIDYLRQLGFIRFVGTHAQYDQINAETV, encoded by the coding sequence ATGCGAATAATCGCAAGAGCCGCCTTAAGGGAGTTCTGGGAAAGCAGCCCGGCTTATACCGACTCAAAAACACCACTGGTTGAATGGTATCGCCATCTAGAGAAATCCACTTATCACACGCCACAGGACCTGAAGAGGGTGCTTCGAACCGCAAGCACGCTCAAAGGAGGAAGGGTCGTGTTCAATATTGGTGGCAATAAGTATCGGGTGGTTGTGGCGATCGACTATTTGCGGCAGCTGGGTTTCATACGGTTTGTCGGCACCCATGCCCAGTACGACCAGATCAACGCGGAGACTGTGTGA
- the acnD gene encoding Fe/S-dependent 2-methylisocitrate dehydratase AcnD, whose translation MNTEFRKSLPGSRLDYFDARAAVEAITPGAYATLPYTSRVLAENLVRRCDPATLNASLSQLIERKRDLDFPWFPARVVCHDILGQTALVDLAGLRDAIALQGGDPAQVNPVVPTQLIVDHSLAVEAGGSDPDAFEKNRAIEDRRNEDRFHFIEWTKKAFKNVDVIPPGNGIMHQINLEKMSPVIQVRDGVAFPDTCVGTDSHTPHVDALGVIAIGVGGLEAESVMLGRASWMRLPESVGVELTGKLQPGITATDMVLALTEFLRQQKVVGAWLEFFGEGASALTLGDRATISNMAPEYGATAAMFYIDAQTIAYLKLTGREDEQVALVEQYARHTGLWADDLKGAQYERGLSFDLSSVVRNMAGPSNPHARVATSDLAAKGISGQWEDVPGQMPDGAVIIAAITSCTNTSNPRNVIAAGLLARNANKLGLARKPWVKSSLAPGSKTVAMYLDEAGLTSELEQLGFGVVAFACTTCNGMSGALDPVIQQEIIDRDLYATAVLSGNRNFDGRIHPYAKQAFLASPPLVVAYAIAGTIRFDIEKDVLGLDATGKEIRLKDIWPSDEEIDAVVKASVKPEQFRQVYIPMFAIHEDTGPKVTPLYDWRPQSTYIRRPPYWEGALAGARPLKGMRPLAVLPDNITTDHLSPSNAIMLDSAAGEYLAKMGLPEVDFNSYATHRGDHLTAQRATFANPKLFNEMVVENGKVKQGSLARIEPEGKVTRMWEAIETYMERKQPLIIIAGADYGQGSSRDWAAKGVRLAGVEAIAAEGFERIHRTNLVGMGVLPLEFLPGTDRKTLQIDGSETYDVIGARTPRAQLTLVINRKNGERVEVPVTCRLDTAEEVSIYEAGGVLQRFAQDFLESAATA comes from the coding sequence ATGAACACTGAATTTCGCAAATCGCTCCCCGGCAGCCGCCTGGATTACTTCGACGCCCGTGCGGCTGTCGAGGCAATCACTCCCGGTGCCTACGCCACCTTGCCCTACACCTCCCGTGTGCTCGCCGAGAACCTGGTGCGCCGTTGCGACCCGGCGACCCTCAATGCTTCCCTGAGCCAACTGATCGAGCGCAAGCGCGACCTCGACTTCCCATGGTTTCCGGCGCGTGTGGTGTGCCATGACATTCTTGGCCAGACCGCTCTGGTGGACCTTGCCGGCCTGCGTGACGCCATCGCCCTGCAAGGCGGCGACCCGGCCCAGGTCAACCCGGTGGTGCCGACCCAACTGATCGTCGACCACTCCCTGGCCGTCGAGGCCGGTGGTTCTGACCCGGACGCCTTCGAGAAAAACCGCGCCATCGAAGACCGCCGCAACGAAGACCGTTTCCACTTTATCGAGTGGACCAAGAAGGCCTTCAAAAACGTCGACGTGATCCCGCCTGGCAACGGCATCATGCACCAGATCAACCTGGAGAAAATGTCCCCGGTGATCCAGGTGCGTGACGGCGTGGCCTTCCCGGATACCTGCGTCGGCACCGACAGCCATACCCCCCACGTGGACGCCCTGGGCGTGATCGCCATCGGCGTCGGCGGCCTGGAAGCCGAGAGCGTGATGCTCGGCCGCGCGTCGTGGATGCGCTTGCCGGAAAGTGTTGGCGTCGAGCTGACGGGCAAGCTGCAACCCGGCATCACCGCCACCGACATGGTGCTGGCGCTGACCGAGTTCCTGCGCCAGCAGAAAGTCGTCGGTGCCTGGCTGGAGTTCTTCGGCGAAGGCGCTTCGGCCCTGACCCTGGGCGACCGAGCGACCATCTCCAACATGGCCCCGGAATATGGCGCTACGGCGGCGATGTTCTACATCGACGCGCAAACCATTGCCTACCTCAAGCTCACCGGGCGTGAAGATGAACAAGTCGCCCTGGTCGAGCAGTACGCCCGGCACACTGGCCTGTGGGCCGACGACCTCAAGGGCGCGCAATACGAGCGTGGCTTGAGCTTCGATTTGTCCAGCGTCGTGCGCAACATGGCCGGCCCGAGCAACCCGCACGCCCGCGTGGCCACCAGCGACCTGGCGGCCAAGGGCATTTCCGGGCAATGGGAAGACGTGCCGGGGCAAATGCCCGATGGTGCGGTGATCATCGCTGCCATCACCAGTTGCACCAACACCAGTAACCCGCGCAACGTGATCGCCGCCGGCCTGCTGGCGCGCAATGCCAACAAGCTGGGGCTGGCCCGCAAGCCGTGGGTCAAGTCGTCCCTGGCGCCGGGTTCGAAAACCGTGGCCATGTACCTCGACGAAGCCGGGCTGACCAGCGAGTTGGAGCAGTTGGGTTTTGGCGTCGTGGCCTTCGCTTGCACCACTTGCAACGGCATGTCCGGCGCACTCGACCCGGTGATCCAGCAAGAAATCATCGACCGCGACCTGTATGCCACCGCCGTGTTGTCGGGCAACCGCAACTTTGACGGGCGCATCCACCCTTACGCCAAGCAAGCGTTCCTGGCGTCGCCACCGCTGGTGGTGGCCTACGCGATTGCGGGCACCATCCGTTTCGATATCGAAAAAGACGTGCTGGGCCTGGATGCGACCGGCAAGGAAATCCGCCTGAAGGACATCTGGCCGAGCGATGAAGAAATCGACGCGGTGGTCAAGGCTTCGGTCAAGCCGGAGCAGTTCCGCCAGGTCTACATCCCGATGTTCGCGATCCACGAGGACACCGGCCCGAAAGTCACGCCGCTGTACGACTGGCGCCCGCAAAGCACCTACATCCGCCGCCCGCCGTACTGGGAAGGTGCCCTGGCCGGCGCGCGTCCACTCAAGGGCATGCGCCCGCTGGCGGTGCTGCCGGACAACATCACCACCGACCACCTGTCGCCATCCAACGCGATCATGCTCGACAGCGCCGCCGGCGAATACCTGGCGAAAATGGGCTTGCCGGAAGTCGACTTCAACTCCTATGCAACGCATCGCGGCGACCACTTGACCGCCCAGCGCGCAACCTTTGCCAACCCGAAACTGTTCAATGAAATGGTCGTGGAAAACGGCAAGGTCAAGCAGGGCTCCCTGGCGCGTATCGAGCCGGAAGGCAAGGTCACACGCATGTGGGAAGCCATCGAAACCTACATGGAGCGCAAGCAGCCGCTGATCATCATTGCCGGGGCCGACTACGGCCAGGGTTCGTCCCGCGACTGGGCGGCCAAGGGCGTACGCCTGGCGGGTGTGGAAGCGATTGCCGCCGAAGGCTTCGAGCGCATCCACCGCACCAACCTGGTGGGCATGGGCGTGCTGCCCCTGGAGTTTTTGCCGGGCACCGACCGCAAGACCCTGCAGATCGATGGCAGCGAAACCTATGACGTGATCGGTGCGCGCACCCCGCGCGCGCAGTTGACCCTGGTGATCAACCGCAAGAATGGCGAGCGTGTCGAAGTGCCGGTGACCTGCCGCCTGGACACCGCCGAAGAAGTGTCGATCTACGAGGCGGGCGGCGTGTTGCAACGCTTTGCCCAGGACTTCCTGGAATCGGCGGCGACGGCCTGA
- the pabB gene encoding aminodeoxychorismate synthase component I translates to MSTCSVHPLPYHANPAEYFAAIRHAPGAVLLDSGRPAAERGRYDLLSAWPEATLAVWPDESGSDFLQRLRENLTLLGEASLPAPYELPFAGGLIGYLSYDFGRHLEQLPHQAIDDLGLPDARFGLYAWALISDHQARTSQLVFHPKLQESELQRLLALFSQPAAQTQASFKLHTRMTPDLSAEAYEQALARIQAYIQAGDCYQVNFAQRFRATCNGDPWVAYCALRAACPTPFSGFQSLPDDGAVVSLSPERFVRVSQRQVETRPIKGTRPRGLTPQEDAANAAELLASPKDRAENLMIVDLLRNDLGRTCRTGSVKVPELFSLESYPNVHHLVSSVTGELADGKDALDLIAGSFPGGSITGAPKIRAMQIIDELEPTRRGLYCGSLLYLDVRGGMDSSIAIRSLLVKDGQVCCWGGGGIVADSQWQAEYQESMTKVRVLLETLEAL, encoded by the coding sequence ATGTCGACCTGCTCCGTACACCCGCTGCCCTACCACGCCAACCCCGCCGAGTATTTTGCGGCGATCCGCCATGCACCCGGGGCCGTGCTGCTGGACAGCGGCCGACCAGCAGCCGAGCGGGGTCGTTATGACCTGCTCAGCGCCTGGCCGGAAGCAACGTTGGCGGTATGGCCGGATGAAAGCGGTAGCGATTTCCTGCAACGCCTGCGGGAAAACCTGACGCTGCTGGGTGAAGCGAGCCTGCCCGCACCTTATGAGCTACCGTTTGCCGGCGGCTTGATCGGTTACCTGAGCTACGACTTTGGCCGCCACCTGGAACAACTGCCGCACCAGGCAATCGACGACCTGGGTCTGCCCGATGCGCGTTTTGGCCTCTACGCCTGGGCGCTGATCAGCGACCACCAGGCGCGCACCAGCCAATTGGTGTTCCATCCGAAACTGCAGGAAAGCGAACTGCAACGGCTGCTGGCCCTGTTCAGCCAACCTGCCGCCCAGACCCAGGCCAGCTTCAAGCTGCACACCCGGATGACCCCGGACCTGAGCGCCGAAGCCTATGAGCAAGCCTTGGCCCGCATCCAGGCCTATATCCAGGCCGGTGATTGCTATCAGGTCAACTTCGCCCAACGCTTTCGCGCGACCTGCAACGGGGATCCATGGGTCGCCTATTGCGCCCTGCGCGCAGCGTGCCCGACGCCGTTCTCCGGCTTCCAGAGCCTGCCGGATGACGGCGCGGTAGTAAGCCTGTCGCCCGAGCGTTTCGTACGGGTCAGCCAGCGCCAGGTGGAAACCCGCCCGATCAAGGGCACCCGACCTCGGGGGCTGACGCCTCAAGAAGATGCCGCCAACGCGGCCGAACTCCTGGCCAGCCCCAAGGATCGCGCGGAGAACCTGATGATCGTCGATCTGCTGCGCAATGACCTGGGCCGCACCTGCCGCACCGGCTCGGTCAAGGTGCCGGAGTTGTTCAGCCTGGAAAGCTATCCGAATGTGCATCACCTGGTCAGCAGCGTGACCGGCGAACTGGCTGACGGCAAAGACGCCTTGGACCTGATCGCCGGCAGCTTCCCCGGCGGCTCGATCACCGGTGCGCCGAAGATCCGCGCGATGCAGATCATCGACGAACTGGAACCCACCCGCCGCGGGCTGTACTGCGGCTCGTTGCTCTACCTGGATGTGCGCGGCGGGATGGACAGCTCCATCGCCATTCGCAGCCTGCTGGTCAAGGACGGCCAAGTCTGTTGTTGGGGCGGCGGCGGGATCGTTGCCGACTCCCAGTGGCAGGCGGAGTATCAGGAATCGATGACCAAGGTGCGGGTGTTGCTGGAGACGCTGGAAGCGCTGTAA
- the rloA gene encoding retropepsin-like aspartic peptidase RloA: protein MRLKPFPLLFCLMMFPGLGIAAEKTVYGLNEYAKLAGIDLEVAAKLDTGAKTASLSARDIKRFKRNGESWVRFYLAIDTAHSHPIERPLARVSKIKRRAGDYDPDEDKNYTARPVIALDICMGTALRSIEVNLTDRSAFQYPLLIGSEALKRFDALVDPSLKYAAGKPACATDAHTAE, encoded by the coding sequence ATGAGACTCAAGCCCTTCCCCCTATTGTTCTGCCTAATGATGTTCCCGGGCCTTGGCATCGCTGCCGAGAAGACCGTTTATGGCCTCAATGAATACGCCAAGCTGGCGGGCATTGACCTGGAAGTCGCCGCCAAGCTCGACACCGGCGCCAAGACTGCGTCCCTGAGTGCCCGGGATATCAAGCGCTTCAAGCGCAATGGTGAGTCCTGGGTACGCTTCTACCTGGCCATCGATACCGCCCATTCGCACCCCATCGAACGTCCACTGGCCCGCGTCAGCAAGATCAAGCGACGCGCCGGTGACTACGACCCCGATGAAGACAAGAACTACACCGCCCGTCCGGTGATTGCCCTGGACATCTGCATGGGCACCGCTTTACGCAGCATCGAAGTGAACTTGACTGACCGCAGCGCCTTCCAATACCCGCTGCTGATCGGCTCCGAAGCGTTGAAACGCTTTGATGCGCTGGTCGACCCCAGTCTTAAATACGCAGCGGGCAAACCTGCCTGCGCCACCGACGCTCATACCGCCGAGTAA
- the prpC gene encoding bifunctional 2-methylcitrate synthase/citrate synthase: MAEAKVLSGAGLRGQVAGQTALSTVGQAGAGLTYRGYDVRELAADAQFEEVAYLLLYGELPSKAELAAYTAKLGKLRDLPQALKEVLERIPADAHPMDVMRTGCSFLGNIEPEKDFSVQRDVTDRLLAAFPAIMCYWYRFSHDGKRIDCVTDEPSIGGHFLHLLHGEKPSELHEKVMNVSLILYAEHEFNASTFTARVCASTLSDLYSCVTAAIGSLRGPLHGGANEAAMEMIERFSSAEEAVKGTLGMLERKDKIMGFGHAIYKDNDPRNEVIKGWSKKLADEVGDKVLFPVSEAIDKTMWEQKKLFPNADFYHASAYHFMGIPTKLFTPIFVCSRLTGWAAHVFEQRANNRIIRPSAEYTGVEQRKFVPIERR, translated from the coding sequence ATGGCTGAAGCAAAAGTACTGAGCGGCGCCGGCCTGCGTGGCCAGGTGGCCGGGCAGACCGCACTGTCCACCGTGGGCCAGGCCGGTGCCGGCCTGACCTATCGCGGCTACGATGTGCGCGAACTGGCCGCCGATGCGCAGTTCGAAGAAGTTGCCTATCTGTTGCTGTACGGCGAGTTGCCAAGCAAAGCCGAACTCGCGGCCTACACCGCCAAGCTGGGCAAGCTGCGCGACCTGCCCCAAGCGCTTAAAGAAGTGCTGGAGCGCATTCCTGCCGACGCCCACCCGATGGACGTAATGCGTACCGGTTGCTCGTTCCTGGGCAATATCGAGCCGGAAAAAGACTTCAGCGTGCAGCGCGATGTCACTGACCGCCTGCTGGCCGCGTTCCCGGCGATCATGTGCTACTGGTACCGCTTCAGCCATGACGGCAAGCGCATCGACTGCGTGACCGACGAGCCGAGCATCGGCGGGCATTTCCTGCACCTGCTGCACGGCGAGAAGCCAAGCGAGCTGCATGAAAAAGTCATGAACGTGTCGCTGATCCTCTACGCCGAGCACGAATTCAACGCCTCGACCTTCACCGCTCGCGTGTGTGCTTCGACCCTGTCCGACCTGTATTCCTGCGTTACCGCCGCCATTGGCTCGCTGCGCGGCCCGCTGCATGGCGGCGCCAACGAAGCGGCGATGGAAATGATCGAGCGTTTCTCTTCGGCCGAAGAAGCCGTCAAAGGCACCCTCGGCATGCTGGAGCGCAAGGACAAGATCATGGGCTTTGGCCACGCGATCTATAAAGACAATGACCCGCGTAATGAAGTGATCAAGGGCTGGTCGAAAAAACTCGCTGATGAAGTGGGCGACAAGGTGCTGTTCCCGGTCTCCGAGGCGATCGACAAGACCATGTGGGAACAGAAGAAACTGTTCCCCAACGCCGACTTCTACCATGCCTCGGCGTACCACTTCATGGGCATCCCGACCAAGCTGTTCACCCCGATCTTCGTGTGCTCGCGCCTTACCGGCTGGGCCGCGCATGTGTTCGAGCAGCGCGCCAACAACCGCATCATCCGTCCAAGCGCCGAGTACACCGGCGTCGAGCAGCGCAAGTTCGTGCCAATCGAACGTCGCTGA
- a CDS encoding alpha-L-glutamate ligase-like protein: MFGFWKTWKALEARGIMGINRRNADYVLKYNKRSLYPIVDDKIITKERAIQAGIHVPEMYGIISTEKEIDKLDEIIGGRSDFVIKPAQGAGGDGILVIADRFEGRYRTVSGKIISHEEIEHQISSILTGLYSLGGHRDRALIEYRVVPDQIFKSISYEGVPDIRIIVLMGYPVMAMLRLPTRQSGGKANLHQGAIGVGVDLATGLTLRGTWLNNIITKHPDTTNAVDGVQLPNWDGFMKLAAGCYELCGLGYIGVDMVLDQEKGPLILELNARPGLNIQIANDCGLTLRTHAVEARLEELKAAGVTETAEERVRFAQEMFGHIPPVEG, from the coding sequence ATGTTCGGGTTCTGGAAGACCTGGAAGGCCCTGGAAGCGCGGGGCATCATGGGCATCAACCGGCGTAACGCCGACTACGTGCTCAAGTACAACAAGCGCAGCCTGTATCCGATTGTCGATGACAAGATCATCACCAAGGAACGGGCGATCCAGGCCGGCATCCACGTGCCAGAGATGTACGGGATCATTTCCACCGAGAAAGAAATCGACAAGCTCGACGAAATTATCGGTGGCCGTAGCGACTTCGTGATCAAGCCGGCCCAGGGTGCCGGCGGCGACGGCATCCTGGTGATCGCCGACCGTTTTGAGGGACGCTATCGCACGGTGTCCGGCAAGATCATCAGCCATGAGGAAATCGAGCACCAGATTTCCAGCATCCTTACCGGCCTGTATTCCCTGGGCGGTCACCGTGACCGCGCATTGATCGAATATCGGGTAGTGCCCGACCAGATCTTCAAGAGCATCAGCTACGAAGGGGTGCCGGACATCCGCATTATCGTGCTGATGGGCTACCCGGTGATGGCCATGCTGCGCTTGCCAACCCGCCAATCCGGCGGCAAGGCCAACCTGCACCAGGGCGCGATTGGCGTCGGTGTGGACCTGGCGACCGGCCTGACCCTGCGCGGCACCTGGTTGAACAACATCATCACCAAGCACCCCGACACCACCAACGCGGTGGACGGTGTGCAACTGCCCAACTGGGATGGCTTCATGAAACTCGCCGCCGGCTGCTACGAGCTCTGCGGGCTGGGCTACATCGGCGTGGACATGGTGCTGGACCAGGAAAAAGGCCCGCTGATCCTCGAACTCAATGCTCGGCCTGGGTTGAACATCCAGATCGCCAACGATTGCGGCCTGACCTTGCGTACCCATGCAGTGGAGGCTCGCCTTGAAGAGCTGAAGGCGGCGGGCGTGACGGAAACGGCGGAAGAACGCGTGAGATTTGCCCAGGAAATGTTTGGGCATATTCCGCCCGTGGAAGGCTGA